A genomic window from Passer domesticus isolate bPasDom1 chromosome Z, bPasDom1.hap1, whole genome shotgun sequence includes:
- the LOC135290337 gene encoding serine/threonine-protein kinase PAK 3-like, whose translation MSENKNANIVTYLESYLVNEAVLLVLEYMDGGSLGDVVSVRRMAVGHIATVCRECLQGLAFLHANQVIHRDIKSDNILLGRDGSVKLADFGLCALLSPEQRKRRSMVGTTCWMAPEVVRREPYGPKVDTWSLGIVGIEMATGEPPYVRETSDRANFLIGKQGVPDLHKLRLPPGLCEFLGCCLQMDVDRRGSAKELLQHPFLQSAEPLLSLF comes from the exons ATGAGTGAAAATAAGAATGCCAATATTGTCACCTACCTAGAAAG CTACCTTGTCAATGAGGCTGTCCTGCTGGTCTTGGAGTATATGGATGGAGGCTCCTTAGGTGATGTGGTCAGCGTGAGAAGGATGGCTGTAGGACACATAGCAACAGTGTGTCGGGAG tgcctgcaaggcctggcTTTCCTTCATGCCAACCAGGTGATCCATAGAGATATCAAAAGTGACAACATCCTTCTGGGCCGGGATGGCTCCGTCAAGTTGG ctgattttggcctctgtgctctgctcagccctgagcagaggAAACGGAGGTCGATGGTCGGGACCACTTGCTGGATGGCACCCGAGGTTGTGAGAAGAGAGCCTtacggccccaaagtggacacctGGTCCCTTGGCATCGTGGGAatagaaatggccacaggagagCCTCCTTATGTTCGGGAAACCAGTGACAGG gccaacttcctgatagGCAAGCAAGGGGTACCAGACCTGCACAAGCTCAGGCTACCCCCTGGCTTGTGTGAatttctgggctgctgcctgcagatggatgtggacaggcgaggctctgccaaggaacttctgcag